Proteins found in one Acidobacteriota bacterium genomic segment:
- a CDS encoding type II toxin-antitoxin system HicB family antitoxin: protein MTEVDEVAIRLRVEPLKEGGYLATSSDIPGLVAEGRSVTEAVEIAQGLARKIVESCIEHGDPLPPVFAKASREPQEFIVPVGIR, encoded by the coding sequence ATCACAGAAGTAGACGAGGTCGCGATCCGCCTGCGGGTTGAGCCGTTGAAAGAGGGGGGATACCTGGCGACCAGCAGCGATATTCCTGGTCTGGTTGCGGAAGGACGCAGCGTGACCGAAGCAGTCGAAATAGCTCAGGGGCTGGCACGCAAGATCGTCGAATCGTGCATAGAGCACGGCGATCCTCTTCCCCCGGTTTTTGCAAAAGCCTCTCGTGAACCACAGGAGTTCATCGTACCCGTCGGCATCCGCTGA
- a CDS encoding peptidase M23, giving the protein MLIGSLITCLVILAATANLGHGQQSTSPEWKAVEDALGRKGSMQPDDVYKFSMPRSDLKVTVAGTSIKAGLALGSWLAFKRMGSDAVVMGDLVLSESEVEPVMAKLQQEGVEQTGLHNHLLNETPRVMYMHVAGHGDPVKLATALKDALALTKTPLGSPAPTGQQPSLGFDTAQVDKALGYQGKNNNGIYQFSVPRAEKITDMGTEVPPSMGTATAINFQATGSGKAAITGDFVLLGTEVNPVIRALRDNGIQVTAVHSHMLTEEPRLFFMHFWANDDAAKLAKGLRAALDKTNSAKPKQ; this is encoded by the coding sequence ATGCTAATCGGCTCATTAATCACCTGTCTCGTGATACTCGCTGCTACAGCTAACCTCGGGCACGGTCAACAAAGCACGTCCCCAGAATGGAAAGCTGTGGAGGACGCCCTCGGACGTAAGGGATCGATGCAGCCAGACGATGTCTATAAATTCAGCATGCCGCGCTCTGACCTAAAGGTGACGGTCGCGGGCACCTCGATCAAGGCTGGTCTTGCACTCGGCTCTTGGTTAGCGTTCAAGCGCATGGGCAGTGACGCTGTTGTGATGGGAGATCTTGTGTTGAGCGAGTCTGAAGTCGAGCCGGTCATGGCGAAGCTGCAGCAGGAAGGCGTTGAGCAAACGGGGTTGCACAATCACCTGCTCAATGAAACGCCACGTGTTATGTACATGCACGTTGCGGGGCACGGCGATCCAGTCAAGCTGGCAACGGCGCTGAAAGATGCCTTGGCATTGACTAAGACTCCATTGGGTTCGCCCGCTCCTACGGGCCAGCAACCCAGTCTCGGCTTTGACACGGCTCAGGTCGATAAGGCGCTCGGGTATCAGGGCAAAAATAACAACGGGATTTATCAGTTCTCCGTTCCCAGAGCGGAAAAGATCACCGATATGGGAACAGAAGTGCCGCCGTCCATGGGCACGGCCACTGCTATTAATTTCCAGGCAACTGGGAGCGGAAAAGCTGCGATAACCGGCGATTTCGTGTTGCTAGGAACTGAGGTCAATCCAGTGATTCGCGCTCTCCGCGATAACGGAATCCAGGTCACTGCAGTGCACAGCCACATGCTCACGGAAGAGCCGCGACTCTTCTTCATGCACTTCTGGGCAAATGACGACGCAGCGAAGCTCGCAAAGGGATTACGCGCGGCCCTTGATAAAACCAATTCGGCAAAACCGAAGCAGTGA
- a CDS encoding TolC family protein, with the protein MTTQRSSQRDYARPLIKPIRQNRSSEGKQVSFCVLGEERLKPLRQLVLLFTVGSLSLAAADQPNATLPSPLTLETAVKYALAHYPQIRAALERRAAANGGIALARTAYFPSANALWQSNRATRNNIFGLLLPQQVIPSLTGPVLPTTSNQSVWGSAAGMLVSWEPVDFGYRRASVDAARAGARVASAEVEITQIDIATATAATFISVIDAQQTIRAAQADVDRREVFSRSVHVLVQNQLRPGADASRSDAELAAARIVLIQARTNERVALVALANLLGVSPDALRLDATPLIDRAPALPEANPNIAANPVASAQNARLQQADAQIHVLDRSYFPHFNLQSSVSARGSGANVDGSIGSGTDGLGLQRENWAVGLTASFPVLDLFSIRARKQIASANERAEKARYQQTVQDISAEVAQAQARLEGAIAIAQATPAELQAARDAETQARARYQAALANVVEVTDAQSLLIRAESDDAASKLNAWRALVGLAAAEGNFTQFLDAVRSISTGGH; encoded by the coding sequence ATGACGACGCAGCGAAGCTCGCAAAGGGATTACGCGCGGCCCTTGATAAAACCAATTCGGCAAAACCGAAGCAGTGAAGGAAAACAAGTCTCGTTCTGTGTCCTTGGGGAGGAACGATTGAAGCCGTTGCGACAACTCGTCTTACTGTTCACGGTGGGATCTCTGTCGTTGGCCGCGGCAGATCAACCGAACGCCACGTTACCTTCACCTTTAACACTCGAAACCGCAGTTAAGTACGCTCTTGCCCACTATCCGCAAATCCGCGCAGCACTGGAGCGAAGAGCGGCTGCGAATGGTGGCATAGCCCTCGCTCGAACTGCTTACTTTCCGAGTGCGAATGCGCTTTGGCAAAGTAATCGCGCAACTCGAAACAACATTTTTGGACTGCTCCTGCCACAGCAGGTGATCCCGTCTCTTACCGGGCCAGTATTGCCAACGACATCAAACCAGAGTGTATGGGGAAGCGCGGCAGGGATGCTGGTTTCTTGGGAGCCGGTGGATTTCGGCTACCGTCGTGCTTCTGTCGATGCCGCACGCGCGGGTGCTCGCGTTGCGTCTGCCGAGGTTGAAATCACTCAAATCGACATCGCGACCGCAACAGCGGCAACCTTCATTTCGGTAATAGACGCGCAACAAACGATACGTGCCGCTCAAGCCGATGTAGATCGGCGAGAAGTCTTCAGTCGATCAGTTCACGTTCTCGTCCAAAACCAGCTCCGCCCCGGAGCCGATGCCTCGCGGTCTGACGCAGAGCTTGCTGCAGCACGTATTGTGCTCATTCAGGCTCGAACCAACGAAAGAGTTGCGCTCGTCGCACTCGCGAATCTTTTAGGTGTGTCACCTGACGCTCTTCGACTCGATGCGACTCCACTAATTGATCGCGCACCGGCGCTTCCAGAAGCGAATCCGAACATCGCAGCCAACCCTGTCGCTTCTGCACAGAATGCGCGACTGCAGCAAGCTGATGCTCAAATTCACGTCCTTGATCGCTCCTATTTCCCACATTTCAATTTGCAATCGAGCGTGAGCGCTCGGGGCAGTGGCGCTAACGTGGACGGGAGCATTGGAAGCGGAACAGATGGGCTGGGACTTCAGCGAGAGAACTGGGCCGTCGGATTAACTGCGTCGTTTCCCGTTTTAGACTTGTTCTCCATCCGAGCGCGGAAGCAGATCGCCTCAGCAAATGAACGCGCCGAGAAAGCACGCTATCAGCAAACTGTACAAGATATATCCGCCGAGGTAGCTCAGGCGCAGGCACGGCTTGAAGGGGCGATTGCCATCGCTCAAGCGACTCCTGCGGAATTACAGGCAGCCAGAGATGCGGAAACACAAGCACGTGCACGTTATCAAGCTGCACTCGCTAATGTGGTTGAAGTCACAGATGCACAAAGCTTGTTGATTCGCGCCGAAAGCGACGATGCTGCGTCGAAATTAAACGCCTGGCGTGCGCTCGTGGGACTGGCAGCCGCGGAAGGCAACTTCACACAATTCTTGGACGCGGTGCGATCTATTTCGACGGGAGGCCACTAA
- a CDS encoding acriflavin resistance protein → MWLIRTALRHPISVIVALLSIALCSILAISRMPIDIFPSLNLPVIYVAQPFGGMDAAQMEGFLVYYYEYHFLYITGIQSVESKSIQNVGLLKLTFHPGTDMAQAAAQTIGYVDRARAFMPPGTVPPFVMRFDAGSVPVGYLVFSSETRGAKEIQDLALNRVRPLFATIAGLSAPPPFGGNQRTIVINVDPDRLRAYHMSPEEVVKAVSSGNAIVPSGNVRTDGLLRITPINSVVTNPQELRDLPIRSGAGPTVFLRDLGNVEDSTDILTSYAHFNGRRTVYIPVTKRADASTLEVVNGVKENLPRLQAVIPNDIKMSFELDQSVYVRSALSSVLREALLGALLTGVAVLLFLRDWRSSLIVIGTIPFALLAAVVALWGAGQSINIMTLGGLALAVGILVDEATVAVENIHRHVAEEKSVARAVLDGSTEVIVPRMLAMFSILAVFLPSLLMKGVARSLFVPLSLTVAFAMIASYFLASSFVPVLAVWMLHSPEKENRRVDSKSLERFRDRLGIILNRIMPYRWPLIAAYVVVAAAMIALVGPRLGRAIFPRVPAGQLQLRFRAPIGTDVETTEGIGLQMRDEIVRAAGPSNVASTLDYIGVQPTSYPVNTIFLWTSGEHEGLLRVSLKSGSSVHVEELEEQLRKTLPSKFPNLQFSFEAGDIVSQIMNFGAPTPIEVNVTGNDLSATRQFSQKVRQELSKVRNIRDLQVDEPLDYPSINVDVDRERAGQLGVTAQEVGRAFLTSTSSSRFVTPNYWADSRTGVAYQVQVQVPPSQVTSIQSLEQIPVMPGSSSHPLLGDVARVSYGTTVGEYHRLNGQRMVTLTANVAGQDLGHIANEVQAAIRRAGKPPQATTVQVRGQLQPMRDTLASLEAGLLFAVLVIYLLLAANFESVRLPFVVVSTVPAVICGVIFILLITGTTLNIQSFMGAIMAIGVAVANAILLVVFAERYRREGASASDAAIEAARTRMRPILMTAMAMTFGMIPMALGIGEGGQQTAPLGRAVIGGLVVATAATLLVLPSVFSLVQERAHAGSPSLDPDDPQSRHAEERK, encoded by the coding sequence ATGTGGCTGATCCGTACCGCGCTCCGGCACCCCATTAGTGTCATTGTCGCCCTGCTCTCGATTGCTCTTTGTTCCATTCTGGCAATCAGCAGGATGCCAATCGACATATTCCCCAGCCTCAACCTGCCCGTGATCTATGTCGCTCAGCCATTTGGCGGGATGGATGCGGCGCAGATGGAAGGATTTCTCGTTTATTACTACGAGTATCACTTTCTCTACATCACCGGGATTCAGTCCGTCGAGTCGAAGTCTATTCAGAATGTTGGACTGTTGAAACTCACGTTCCATCCTGGTACGGACATGGCGCAAGCCGCGGCGCAGACGATTGGATACGTGGATCGTGCTCGTGCCTTCATGCCTCCGGGCACAGTGCCGCCTTTTGTCATGCGTTTTGACGCCGGCAGCGTGCCAGTGGGCTATCTCGTTTTCTCGAGCGAGACACGTGGTGCAAAGGAAATTCAAGACTTGGCTCTAAACCGCGTCCGCCCATTGTTCGCAACCATCGCCGGTCTTTCTGCTCCTCCGCCGTTCGGCGGAAACCAACGGACCATCGTTATTAATGTCGATCCTGATCGCCTGCGGGCATATCACATGTCGCCCGAAGAGGTGGTGAAAGCGGTCAGTTCAGGCAATGCCATCGTTCCTTCTGGAAACGTCAGGACTGACGGGCTCTTACGAATCACGCCGATCAACTCGGTCGTGACAAATCCGCAGGAACTACGAGATCTGCCGATCCGGAGTGGCGCCGGGCCGACGGTCTTCCTTCGCGATCTTGGGAATGTCGAAGACAGCACGGACATCCTCACTAGCTACGCTCATTTCAACGGCAGACGCACTGTCTACATTCCCGTTACGAAACGCGCTGACGCCTCCACGCTTGAGGTTGTGAATGGAGTGAAGGAGAACCTTCCACGCCTGCAAGCTGTCATTCCGAATGACATCAAAATGAGCTTTGAGCTGGATCAATCCGTTTACGTTCGCAGCGCATTGTCATCGGTTTTGCGCGAAGCCCTGCTGGGCGCTCTCCTCACCGGAGTGGCTGTGCTGCTCTTTCTGCGTGATTGGCGAAGCTCCTTAATTGTGATCGGCACAATTCCATTCGCTCTGTTAGCTGCGGTCGTTGCTTTATGGGGAGCAGGCCAAAGCATAAACATCATGACCTTGGGGGGACTGGCCCTCGCAGTTGGCATCCTGGTGGACGAAGCCACTGTTGCCGTGGAGAACATTCATCGGCATGTGGCGGAGGAAAAGTCGGTCGCGCGCGCTGTACTCGATGGCAGCACAGAAGTGATTGTTCCGCGAATGCTGGCCATGTTCTCCATTCTCGCGGTGTTTCTGCCTTCCCTCCTTATGAAGGGCGTGGCTAGATCTTTATTCGTTCCGCTTTCGCTGACAGTTGCGTTCGCGATGATCGCGTCCTACTTTCTTGCCAGTTCCTTTGTTCCTGTGCTCGCGGTCTGGATGTTGCATTCGCCTGAAAAAGAGAACCGTAGAGTTGACAGCAAATCACTAGAAAGATTCCGGGATCGACTCGGGATCATTCTCAATCGCATCATGCCGTATCGCTGGCCACTCATTGCAGCTTATGTTGTCGTTGCCGCGGCGATGATCGCTTTAGTCGGCCCCAGATTAGGCCGCGCAATTTTTCCGCGAGTTCCAGCAGGACAACTTCAACTTCGCTTTCGCGCTCCGATCGGAACCGATGTTGAGACCACCGAGGGCATAGGTTTGCAGATGCGCGACGAGATCGTTCGCGCTGCTGGTCCATCGAATGTGGCTTCGACTTTGGACTACATCGGCGTCCAGCCGACCAGCTATCCGGTTAATACGATTTTTCTTTGGACAAGTGGCGAACATGAGGGACTTTTGCGAGTGTCTTTGAAATCCGGGTCCAGCGTACATGTAGAAGAATTGGAAGAACAGCTACGAAAGACTCTGCCGTCCAAGTTTCCCAATTTGCAATTCTCGTTTGAAGCCGGCGATATCGTTAGTCAAATAATGAATTTTGGCGCGCCCACTCCCATCGAGGTCAACGTCACTGGGAATGATCTCTCAGCCACACGTCAGTTCTCGCAGAAAGTGCGGCAGGAGCTGAGTAAGGTTCGCAATATACGCGATCTGCAAGTCGATGAACCCCTGGATTATCCAAGCATCAATGTTGACGTTGATCGAGAGCGCGCCGGGCAACTAGGTGTTACCGCTCAGGAGGTCGGGCGAGCATTTCTTACCAGCACTTCATCCAGTCGATTTGTCACACCCAATTATTGGGCGGATTCCAGAACGGGAGTGGCTTACCAGGTGCAAGTCCAAGTCCCACCCTCCCAAGTCACATCGATTCAGAGTCTGGAGCAGATCCCAGTTATGCCTGGCTCCTCTTCTCATCCGCTGCTCGGAGACGTCGCTCGGGTTTCGTACGGAACAACTGTTGGAGAGTATCACCGCCTGAATGGCCAAAGGATGGTCACGCTTACAGCCAATGTTGCGGGGCAGGACTTGGGACACATTGCCAACGAAGTGCAAGCCGCAATCAGGCGCGCAGGAAAACCACCGCAAGCCACGACGGTTCAGGTGCGTGGACAACTTCAACCTATGCGAGACACGTTGGCCAGTCTGGAAGCTGGTTTGTTATTCGCAGTACTCGTGATTTACCTGCTGCTGGCCGCAAACTTCGAATCGGTGCGGTTGCCATTTGTTGTCGTCTCGACAGTTCCAGCCGTTATCTGTGGAGTGATTTTCATTCTTCTGATTACAGGCACAACTTTGAATATTCAATCCTTCATGGGTGCAATCATGGCGATCGGCGTGGCCGTCGCAAATGCCATTTTGTTGGTTGTTTTTGCTGAGAGGTATCGTCGCGAAGGCGCTTCGGCCAGCGATGCTGCAATTGAAGCCGCTCGAACGCGCATGCGACCTATTCTGATGACAGCTATGGCGATGACCTTCGGCATGATCCCAATGGCTCTGGGTATCGGCGAAGGTGGTCAGCAGACCGCGCCATTAGGACGCGCGGTGATTGGTGGTCTCGTCGTCGCTACAGCGGCCACGCTGCTCGTGCTTCCTTCTGTCTTCTCTCTGGTCCAGGAGCGAGCGCATGCCGGATCACCGTCGCTCGACCCGGATGATCCACAGAGCAGACACGCCGAGGAACGCAAATGA
- a CDS encoding efflux RND transporter periplasmic adaptor subunit, with amino-acid sequence MNRNLRRPFAIAILLMGEVFFSLSCGSNGGASQSASAQQSSGATYGNQPSAQGGVQTVDATKVISQQLSLTVRLPGEFTPYEAVALYPKVTAFVRWIGVDRGSRVKAGQEIVRLEAPELVAQKQEADSKLQESEAQRAEAAAKLASDQSTFQRLKSAAATPGVVAGNDLDIAQQTMEADAARLRAAERNIEAAKAALSAVTQIQSYLGVRAPFAGVVTERDVHPGALVSPNGNEPIVRIENVSRLRLVLPVPETYVPDTIKGAKVSFTVAAFPGEKFAGKIARVADSLDVKTRTMPVELDVSNASGRLAPGMYPQVDWPVRRPRPTLFVPTSSVARTNEKTFVVRIHNGKADWVDVQTGLTSGKLIEVFGDLHEGDIVATRGTDELKPGTPVKTQDGTEKKT; translated from the coding sequence ATGAACCGCAATTTACGCCGACCATTTGCGATAGCCATCTTGCTAATGGGTGAAGTGTTTTTTTCGCTTTCCTGCGGTTCGAATGGTGGCGCCTCGCAATCGGCATCCGCTCAGCAGAGCAGCGGGGCGACTTATGGCAATCAGCCCTCAGCACAGGGTGGCGTCCAGACCGTAGATGCTACCAAAGTAATTTCGCAACAACTGTCGCTCACCGTTCGACTGCCAGGAGAATTCACGCCCTATGAGGCCGTTGCGCTGTACCCGAAAGTGACGGCTTTTGTGCGGTGGATAGGTGTGGATCGTGGATCACGAGTCAAAGCCGGCCAGGAGATCGTGCGTCTTGAAGCACCTGAACTCGTCGCCCAAAAACAGGAAGCAGATTCGAAACTGCAGGAATCCGAAGCTCAACGTGCTGAAGCCGCAGCGAAGCTTGCCTCCGATCAGAGTACGTTCCAGAGACTAAAGTCTGCTGCTGCGACTCCAGGTGTAGTCGCTGGAAATGATCTCGACATAGCACAACAAACAATGGAAGCAGATGCTGCTCGCTTGCGCGCAGCAGAGCGCAACATCGAAGCCGCTAAGGCCGCGCTGAGTGCGGTTACTCAGATTCAGTCATATCTCGGTGTCCGAGCACCGTTCGCCGGCGTCGTCACTGAAAGAGACGTTCATCCCGGAGCACTCGTGAGCCCCAACGGCAACGAGCCCATAGTGCGAATTGAAAATGTGTCTCGACTGCGACTCGTTTTGCCTGTGCCAGAAACCTACGTACCCGACACGATTAAAGGTGCCAAAGTCTCCTTTACTGTAGCTGCGTTTCCAGGCGAGAAATTTGCAGGCAAGATTGCTCGAGTCGCAGATTCCCTAGACGTAAAAACCCGCACGATGCCAGTGGAACTGGACGTCTCAAATGCATCAGGCCGACTTGCACCTGGAATGTATCCGCAAGTGGATTGGCCTGTGCGGCGTCCACGTCCAACGTTATTCGTGCCCACTTCGTCAGTAGCGCGCACCAATGAAAAGACCTTTGTGGTGCGAATCCATAATGGGAAGGCAGACTGGGTAGATGTGCAAACCGGACTGACCTCGGGAAAGTTGATCGAAGTCTTTGGTGATTTGCACGAAGGCGATATTGTGGCCACTCGGGGCACAGACGAACTGAAGCCTGGCACCCCTGTTAAAACACAGGACGGTACAGAAAAGAAAACTTAG
- a CDS encoding cysteine desulfurase translates to MCNTNRSRREVLRIGIACGASLLAPQPSESHSTSSRPGAPVISEFPALAQTINNRELIYFDTAATAQRPRHVIDAVSDYYRSENANPAPNLHSLARRSLEIYERARASLASFIGAKDPLEIIWTRGTTEGINLVAATWGEANIGRDDEIVLTVAEHASNMLPWQLLAKRKGARVRYLDVLDDGKLEINSLPKLLTEKTKLVCFSHVSNVLGIINPAAELCRIAHAAGAKVLMDAAQSVPHIAVDVQNLDCDFLAFSSHKMMGPMGVGVLWVRRAILDQMPPYQAGSNMAHAISRDDWEYSEAARKFGAGTPNVCGAVGLSAAIEFIRTLDYQRMWTHEQEVTKHLLEVLSENKGIRLVGGRETQNRISLFCFTTDAIEPDELARRLDQYGIAIRAGDMASLPLLERFGVKRAARASLYVYNTTEQVDEFARKLRLILKN, encoded by the coding sequence ATGTGTAACACTAACCGAAGCCGCCGAGAAGTCCTCCGTATCGGTATTGCGTGTGGCGCTAGCCTGCTGGCTCCACAGCCCAGCGAGAGTCACTCCACATCTTCCAGGCCGGGCGCGCCGGTAATCTCAGAATTTCCCGCCCTTGCTCAGACCATCAACAATAGGGAACTTATTTATTTCGATACGGCTGCGACGGCACAGCGTCCCCGGCACGTCATCGATGCTGTGAGTGATTATTACCGGTCGGAGAATGCCAATCCCGCGCCCAATCTGCACTCGCTCGCCAGGCGGTCATTGGAAATTTATGAGCGTGCACGAGCGAGCCTAGCCAGCTTCATTGGTGCTAAAGACCCTCTGGAAATCATCTGGACGCGCGGAACAACGGAGGGCATCAATCTGGTCGCTGCCACGTGGGGAGAGGCAAACATCGGCCGTGATGATGAAATCGTCCTCACTGTCGCCGAGCACGCCTCCAACATGCTTCCTTGGCAGCTCCTGGCAAAGAGAAAGGGAGCACGGGTTCGTTATCTAGACGTTCTCGATGACGGCAAATTGGAGATCAACTCTCTTCCCAAGCTGCTCACCGAAAAGACCAAGCTGGTTTGTTTCTCGCACGTTTCGAATGTGCTCGGGATCATCAATCCTGCGGCTGAACTGTGCCGAATCGCGCATGCAGCAGGAGCAAAAGTTCTAATGGACGCGGCGCAGTCGGTTCCTCACATTGCAGTCGACGTACAGAATTTAGACTGCGACTTTCTCGCTTTTTCCAGCCACAAAATGATGGGACCGATGGGAGTAGGTGTCCTGTGGGTCCGCCGCGCGATTCTGGATCAAATGCCGCCATATCAGGCGGGCAGCAACATGGCACACGCGATCTCCAGAGATGACTGGGAATATTCCGAAGCTGCGCGCAAATTCGGCGCCGGAACGCCGAACGTATGCGGAGCTGTGGGGCTCTCTGCAGCCATCGAGTTCATCCGTACCTTGGATTACCAGCGAATGTGGACGCATGAGCAAGAAGTCACGAAACATCTGCTCGAAGTTCTTTCGGAAAACAAAGGCATTCGGCTTGTTGGAGGCCGGGAGACTCAGAATCGTATCTCCCTGTTCTGCTTCACCACCGATGCAATTGAGCCCGACGAGCTGGCGCGCAGACTGGACCAATACGGGATTGCAATACGAGCAGGCGATATGGCTTCCCTTCCCTTGCTCGAACGCTTCGGAGTGAAGCGCGCCGCGAGAGCATCCCTCTACGTCTACAACACTACTGAACAGGTTGATGAGTTCGCACGCAAACTCAGACTGATTCTGAAAAACTGA